The Osmia bicornis bicornis chromosome 9, iOsmBic2.1, whole genome shotgun sequence genome has a segment encoding these proteins:
- the LOC114875125 gene encoding protein TRC8 homolog encodes MNSSMREKFLTFADVIIRVPPLFIIDELLKMGLGMPNDNVVLDSTENGFKISKVSDSVVDSVTPNSLMIDPFDFDHLVYKIYFIIVLKSLCCCLGCVAAICTFMLWTKHLIIVYLYLISVGAVFISYWSNVSTMKAVIAYVNAHESTTSILDDILCLNLKYVLNEGPGLLIVQNYILQCLLASIFCYIHLAPRYPIQQKLLVLSFMAPSILGLCPLPTQVLYNAPVFAALLPLAVCKFVIWYNGISILKTMYIGYQHARNFVSNYGLSALVETEWIRLNVPCVLRTFWILRVGGQVVQILSNHYDEEDFTYTLMIKTLLVNGCETLTAVLGMTSIISFICHYIGCFFQWVLLTVDEDEKSIGTLSATLFYVLALQTGLTSLDREKRLVRLCRNFCLLLMAVLHFVHNIVNPLLMSLSASHNPALHRHIRALAVCVFLILLPVSLLAFLWSHYTVCTWLLAVSVFGIEVIVKVLVSLAIYSLFLIDAYRSVFWEQLDDCVYIIRSFGNTVEFTFGIILFINGFWILVFESGGAIRAIMICIHAYFNIWCEAKAGWSVFMKRRTAVNKINSLPEAKAEELRKLDDVCAICYQEMESAKITHCNHYFHSVCLRKWLYVQDRCPLCHDVLYKVENGRRARDTAEDQR; translated from the exons ATGAATAGCTCTATGCGCGAGAAATTTCTTACCTTTGCTGATGTTATAATTAGGGTACCACCTTTATTTATCATAGATGAGTTACTTAAAATGGGGCTTGGAATGCCGAATGATAACGTTGTGCTGGATAGCACAGAGAATggttttaaaatatcaaaagtTTCAGACAGCGTTGTTGACTCAGTGACACCTAATTCATTAATGATAGATCCATTTGATTTTGATCATCTTgtctataaaatatatttcataattgtaTTGAAGAGTCTATGCTGCTGCTTAG gATGTGTTGCTGCAATATGCACATTTATGTTATGGACAAAACATCTAATAATTGTATACCTATATTTAATATCAGTAGGAGCAGTATTTATATCCTATTGGTCAAATGTTAGTACAATGAAAGCTGTTATAGCATACGTGAACGCACATGAATCAACAACTAGCATACTTGATGACATTTTATGtcttaatttaaaatacgTTTTAAACGAAGGACCCGGCCTGTTGATCGTTCAAAACTATATATTGCAATGCTTATTAGCTAGTATTTTTTGTTACATTCATCTTGCACCAAGGTATCCAATTCAGCAGAAACTTCTTGTACTAAGTTTTATGGCACCGTCAATTTTGGGTCTTTGCCCTCTTCCG ACGCAAGTTTTGTACAATGCACCCGTGTTTGCCGCACTTCTACCCTTGGCAGTATGCAAATTTGTTATTTGGTACAACGGAATCTCCATACTAAAAACAATGTACATAGGTTACCAACACGCGCGTAATTTTGTAAGTAACTATGGATTGTCAGCGCTCGTCGAGACAGAGTGGATCCGACTGAACGTACCGTGCGTGTTACGCACGTTCTGGATCCTACGCGTGGGCGGACAAGTGGTCCAAATTCTTAGCAATCATTACGACGAAGAGGATTTCACTTATACCTTAATGATTAAAACTCTGTTGGTGAATGGCTGTGAAACTCTGACAGCGGTCTTAGGAATGACCAGTATAATATCGTTTATCTGCCATTACATCGGTTGCTTCTTTCAATGGGTACTGCTGACAGTGGACGAGGACGAGAAAAGCATCGGCACCCTATCCGCTACTTTGTTTTACGTTCTGGCTCTTCAGACTGGGCTGACCAGCTTGGACCGAGAGAAACGTTTGGTCAGACTGTGCCGTAACTTTTGTTTATTACTGATGGCGGTTCTACACTTTGTACACAACATCGTGAATCCTCTGTTAATGTCACTGAGTGCCTCTCACAATCCGGCTCTTCATCGGCATATTCGTGCCCTGGCGGTATGCGTGTTTCTAATACTGCTACCAGTGTCGTTACTGGCATTCCTTTGGTCGCACTACACCGTGTGCACGTGGCTATTGGCAGTGTCGGTATTCGGTATCGAGGTGATCGTTAAAGTGTTGGTCTCCCTCGCCATCTACTCTCTCTTCCTCATCGACGCTTATCGCAGCGTGTTCTGGGAGCAGCTGGACGATTGTGTCTACATTATACGATCGTTTGGTAACACGGTCGAGTTCACTTTCGGGATCATCCTGTTCATAAATGGCTTCTGGATTTTAGTGTTCGAATCCGGTGGAGCGATTCGCGCGATCATGATATGCATTCATGCTTATTTTAACATTTGGTGCGAAGCAAAGGCTGGATGGAGCGTGTTCATGAAGCGTCGTACAGCTGTTAACAAGATCAATTCTTTACCGGAAGCTAAAGCGGAGGAACTTCGAAAACTGGACGACGTCTGCGCTATCTGTTACCAAGAGATGGAGAGTGCCAAGATCACGCATTGCAATCATTACTTTCATAGCGTTTGCCTAAGGAAGTGGTTGTACGTGCAAGATCGTTGCCCGCTTTGTCACGATGTGCTGTACAAAGTGGAGAACGGCCGTCGAGCCAGGGACACGGCGGAAGATCAAAGATAA